A genomic region of Vitreoscilla filiformis contains the following coding sequences:
- a CDS encoding patatin-like phospholipase family protein, producing MNLPPPSAAPVEPADDAPVGDALSGSSPLIRQMVQERRQTLCRTSDGPPAPNLDGHGLWGLALSGGGIRSAIFCFGLIKALAGQRLLNRFDVLSTVSGGGYIGSALGRLFDAAKPADGTPGHGQTAAHIERQLGQADATWFGHWLRANGRYLFPQSANGVVYALVIYLRNLLAIHVEIGVLGLLVGAVLAVLNLSVWTLGLEHVSNWDTWMGHRTAWPTLWLLLPALALPVGTYACAYWSVGERPGPAWRRLRWFHTAIWVGVMAASALLGWLDDAGRWPAWFAPVGLGAGAMWVSGHLLALRTVAAHQSADVPPHAWAEAVRRDLTVPLERLGQWGVALFTLGLLDRVAWYLVFEGGSVTLFSTVLALLAMAARAGIPRWTSGDGTTSLAGRSVSLVTLAHWLGLGLLGMLCIVWVCAAYALVIRYTALMTGTSLDVAASLGAACALALTCLAYMAGTGWSVDFLNLSSLHGFYRSRLVRAFLGAANPQRLPATPASSVLQRTPAGQPITTVVRQDAPGDDVLMTDYAPHRAGGPVHLLNICANQTLDQANGLLNQDRQGQGLTLAPHGHIRLGLRGWQRPPRAMPETLGLWMAVSGAALAPGLGSMTRTGISVLTMIAGLRLGYWWDCRDETPTTARSWRERLGRLNPLRKTRLVTQEMLGKFDTRPDSYWYLSDGGHFENTGAYALLAERARLIVVADCGADPTYAFADLENLVRKARIDMGVKITFMRPTHNAPASVLGGLDDLASPESQACISVAHIAYATGEEGVMVVVKPNMYQGLPVDLANFKRDNPDFPQQTTTDQSFDEAQWESYFVLGQALGQSLGHGQLLEHLGGVQAQTHLRSHFEPDTTVRATDTPPAAGATATGRTPARTAMHPVVSASLGLGAVATASLGLWQGLDTLRTDRDKADELQRSTLQQLVDGYASGQRNATQLGATAARLIGLVTQPADGGCDEASTAWFRRSSLGQCVLQDTLQRCSDTPASNTLLCKMLLSPDVLSCLRAGPGATAQGGRLRYWGVQEEAPSGDWDECGSSNSSTAAAVAATRPTAAPGAATRASPATEATTQVCAGVVIHSQVFNPLQRERLRTYRDLWKQAGALVPPPVNVLAESLRSGQPRPEAPQAVTLIYHDDTAKQCAQAIQASMLPSAWTASASVQALPSHLSAMPRTLEIRWPATLP from the coding sequence ATGAACTTGCCCCCTCCTTCCGCCGCCCCGGTTGAGCCGGCCGATGATGCACCCGTCGGGGACGCCCTTTCCGGCTCTTCCCCGCTGATCCGCCAGATGGTGCAGGAGCGACGGCAAACCCTCTGCCGCACCTCCGATGGCCCCCCAGCGCCGAATCTGGACGGGCATGGGCTGTGGGGGCTGGCGCTGTCGGGTGGGGGCATCCGCAGCGCGATTTTTTGTTTCGGGCTGATCAAGGCGCTGGCCGGGCAACGCCTGCTGAATCGTTTTGATGTGCTCTCGACCGTGTCGGGCGGGGGTTACATCGGCTCGGCGTTGGGCCGGCTGTTCGATGCCGCCAAACCCGCCGACGGCACCCCCGGCCACGGCCAAACCGCTGCCCACATCGAGCGCCAACTCGGCCAGGCCGACGCAACGTGGTTCGGCCATTGGCTGCGCGCCAATGGGCGTTATTTGTTTCCTCAAAGCGCCAACGGCGTGGTGTACGCGCTGGTGATTTACCTGCGCAACTTGCTGGCCATCCACGTCGAAATCGGCGTGCTGGGTTTGCTGGTGGGGGCGGTGCTGGCGGTGCTCAACCTCAGCGTCTGGACGCTGGGCCTGGAACACGTCAGCAACTGGGACACCTGGATGGGCCACCGCACCGCCTGGCCCACCCTGTGGCTGCTGCTGCCGGCGCTGGCGCTGCCAGTGGGCACTTATGCCTGTGCTTATTGGTCGGTGGGCGAGCGCCCTGGGCCGGCGTGGCGCCGGTTGCGGTGGTTCCACACGGCGATTTGGGTCGGTGTCATGGCGGCATCTGCCCTGCTCGGATGGTTGGACGACGCTGGGCGCTGGCCCGCGTGGTTCGCCCCGGTCGGCTTGGGTGCTGGGGCGATGTGGGTGAGTGGCCATCTGCTGGCCCTGCGCACCGTGGCCGCGCACCAAAGCGCCGACGTGCCACCCCACGCCTGGGCCGAAGCCGTGCGCCGGGACTTGACCGTGCCGCTGGAGCGCCTCGGTCAATGGGGCGTGGCCTTGTTCACCCTCGGGCTGCTGGATCGCGTGGCCTGGTATCTGGTGTTCGAAGGCGGCAGCGTGACTTTGTTCAGCACGGTGTTGGCGCTGCTGGCCATGGCGGCCCGCGCCGGCATCCCCCGCTGGACATCGGGCGATGGCACCACGAGTTTGGCGGGCCGCAGCGTGTCGTTGGTGACGCTGGCGCACTGGCTCGGTTTGGGGCTGCTGGGGATGCTGTGCATCGTCTGGGTGTGCGCGGCCTATGCCTTGGTGATCCGCTACACCGCCCTGATGACAGGCACCAGCTTGGATGTGGCGGCTTCCCTGGGCGCCGCCTGCGCCTTGGCGCTGACCTGCTTGGCCTACATGGCGGGCACAGGTTGGAGTGTGGATTTCCTCAACCTGTCTTCCCTGCACGGGTTTTACCGTTCGCGCCTGGTGCGGGCGTTTTTGGGGGCGGCCAATCCGCAACGTTTGCCCGCTACGCCGGCATCCTCGGTGCTGCAACGCACGCCCGCTGGCCAGCCCATCACCACCGTGGTGCGGCAAGACGCCCCCGGCGATGATGTGCTCATGACCGACTACGCCCCCCACCGCGCTGGCGGGCCGGTGCATCTGCTCAACATCTGCGCGAATCAAACCCTCGACCAAGCCAACGGCCTGCTGAACCAAGACCGCCAAGGCCAAGGGTTGACCTTGGCGCCGCACGGGCACATCCGCCTGGGCCTGCGAGGCTGGCAACGTCCGCCGCGAGCCATGCCGGAAACGCTGGGGCTGTGGATGGCGGTGTCCGGCGCCGCGTTGGCCCCCGGCCTGGGCAGCATGACGCGCACCGGCATTTCGGTGCTGACGATGATCGCCGGCCTGCGCCTGGGTTATTGGTGGGATTGCCGCGACGAAACCCCCACCACCGCCCGCTCGTGGCGCGAGCGCCTGGGGCGACTCAACCCGCTGCGCAAAACCCGGCTCGTCACCCAAGAGATGCTGGGCAAGTTCGACACCCGCCCCGACAGCTACTGGTATTTGAGCGACGGCGGCCACTTCGAAAACACCGGCGCTTATGCGCTGCTGGCCGAACGCGCCCGCCTGATCGTGGTGGCCGATTGCGGCGCCGATCCGACTTACGCCTTCGCCGATTTGGAAAATTTGGTGCGCAAGGCGCGCATCGACATGGGCGTCAAAATCACCTTCATGCGCCCGACGCACAACGCCCCGGCGTCGGTGCTGGGCGGGCTGGACGACTTGGCTTCCCCGGAGAGCCAAGCGTGCATCAGCGTGGCCCACATCGCTTATGCGACGGGGGAGGAAGGGGTGATGGTTGTCGTCAAACCCAACATGTACCAAGGTTTGCCGGTCGATCTGGCCAACTTCAAGCGCGACAACCCCGACTTTCCGCAGCAAACCACCACCGACCAATCGTTCGACGAAGCGCAGTGGGAAAGTTACTTCGTGCTCGGCCAGGCGCTGGGCCAGAGTTTGGGGCACGGCCAGTTGTTGGAGCACCTGGGCGGGGTGCAGGCTCAAACGCACTTGCGCAGCCACTTTGAACCCGACACCACCGTGCGCGCCACCGACACCCCACCCGCTGCCGGGGCCACCGCCACGGGCCGCACGCCGGCCCGCACGGCCATGCATCCGGTCGTGAGTGCGTCGCTGGGTTTGGGCGCTGTCGCCACGGCCAGCCTGGGGTTGTGGCAGGGCCTGGACACCCTGCGCACCGACCGCGACAAAGCCGACGAACTGCAACGCAGCACGCTGCAACAGTTGGTCGATGGTTACGCCAGCGGCCAGCGCAACGCCACGCAATTGGGCGCGACGGCGGCCCGGCTGATCGGTTTGGTGACCCAGCCCGCCGACGGGGGTTGCGACGAGGCCAGTACCGCCTGGTTCCGCCGTTCGAGCCTGGGCCAATGCGTGCTGCAAGACACCTTGCAGCGCTGCTCGGACACCCCCGCATCCAACACCCTGCTGTGCAAAATGCTGCTCAGCCCGGACGTGTTGAGCTGCCTGCGGGCTGGCCCGGGCGCCACGGCGCAAGGTGGGCGCTTGCGCTACTGGGGCGTGCAAGAGGAAGCCCCCTCAGGCGATTGGGACGAGTGCGGCAGCAGCAACAGCAGCACCGCCGCCGCCGTGGCGGCCACCCGCCCCACCGCTGCGCCCGGCGCTGCCACCAGGGCCTCCCCCGCGACCGAAGCGACGACCCAGGTGTGTGCCGGCGTGGTCATTCACAGCCAAGTGTTCAACCCGTTGCAACGCGAACGGCTGCGCACGTACCGCGACTTGTGGAAACAAGCGGGGGCGTTGGTGCCGCCGCCGGTCAACGTGTTGGCGGAGTCCCTGCGCTCGGGCCAACCGCGCCCGGAAGCGCCGCAGGCCGTGACGTTGATCTACCACGACGACACCGCCAAGCAGTGCGCCCAGGCCATCCAAGCCAGCATGTTGCCTTCGGCCTGGACAGCCAGCGCCAGCGTGCAAGCCCTGCCCAGCCATTTGTCGGCCATGCCGCGCACGCTGGAGATTCGTTGGCCGGCTACTTTGCCTTGA
- a CDS encoding TIGR00341 family protein produces MRRQTRSHPSPLSPLPDIEQPPAPHEGLGPLLRYWRRQTLHRFHLSEDKAPDEVIDHTLRQGVEMRGTNLWVLVLAIVMASVGLNVNSTAVIIGAMLISPLMGPLMGLGYGVGINDFQLMRESLKNLGVAVLLALLTSTLYFALTPLSAAQSELLARTTPTIWDVLIALLGGLAGIIGLTRREKSNVIPGVAIATALMPPLCTAGYGLANANATFFFGAFYLFAINSVFIAVAAALVTRAFHVQEKTFVDTRVARRVRSYMMTIVVVTVLPSVFLAYQLVQEEVFKSRAARFVSTEFSFPRTHVTQTQIDPKARAIDVTLVGEHVPAERLASVAERLAAAGLSRARLDVHQADSAKLDVTELKTGLLSDLYTKSQQALEGRDQTIAELRSQLQAHTERQQQLAQLPQELRALLPQVQAVWLAPQALHWQVESQAASAPAAVPSSSNVLLNLGVNRPISAAERTKIEDWLRQRLPGTQIRLVVEVQSNSVKAK; encoded by the coding sequence GTGCGTCGCCAGACCCGTTCTCATCCGTCCCCGCTGTCTCCCTTACCCGACATTGAACAACCGCCCGCGCCCCACGAGGGACTGGGCCCGTTGTTGCGCTACTGGCGCCGCCAGACCCTGCACCGCTTCCATCTGAGCGAGGACAAAGCCCCGGACGAGGTGATCGACCACACCTTGCGCCAAGGCGTCGAAATGCGCGGCACCAACCTGTGGGTGCTGGTGTTGGCCATCGTCATGGCCTCGGTGGGGCTGAACGTCAACTCGACGGCGGTGATCATCGGCGCCATGCTCATTTCTCCCCTGATGGGCCCGCTCATGGGCCTGGGCTACGGGGTGGGCATCAACGATTTTCAGTTGATGCGCGAATCACTCAAAAACCTCGGCGTGGCGGTGCTGCTGGCGCTGTTGACCTCCACGCTGTATTTCGCCCTCACGCCGCTGAGTGCCGCCCAGTCCGAGCTGCTGGCGCGCACCACACCGACCATCTGGGATGTGCTGATCGCCCTGCTTGGTGGCTTGGCCGGCATCATCGGCTTGACGCGCCGGGAAAAATCCAACGTCATCCCCGGTGTGGCCATCGCCACAGCGCTGATGCCGCCCTTGTGTACCGCCGGCTACGGCCTGGCCAACGCCAACGCCACCTTTTTCTTCGGGGCGTTTTACCTGTTCGCCATCAACAGCGTGTTCATCGCCGTGGCCGCTGCGCTGGTGACACGCGCCTTCCACGTCCAAGAAAAAACCTTTGTGGACACCCGCGTGGCCCGGCGGGTGCGCAGTTACATGATGACCATTGTGGTCGTCACGGTGCTGCCCAGCGTGTTCTTGGCCTACCAGTTGGTGCAGGAAGAAGTGTTCAAGTCCCGGGCGGCGCGGTTTGTGAGCACGGAGTTCAGCTTCCCCCGCACCCACGTGACCCAAACCCAAATCGACCCCAAAGCCCGCGCCATCGACGTGACTTTGGTCGGCGAGCACGTCCCCGCCGAGCGGCTGGCGAGTGTGGCCGAGCGCCTGGCTGCCGCTGGCCTGAGCCGTGCCCGGCTCGATGTCCACCAAGCCGACTCCGCCAAACTCGACGTGACCGAACTCAAAACAGGGCTGTTGAGCGATCTCTACACCAAGAGCCAACAAGCCCTGGAAGGCCGCGATCAAACCATCGCCGAACTGCGATCCCAATTGCAGGCGCACACCGAACGGCAACAACAATTGGCACAACTGCCCCAGGAGCTGCGGGCCTTGTTGCCGCAGGTTCAGGCGGTGTGGCTGGCGCCGCAGGCCTTGCATTGGCAGGTCGAATCCCAGGCCGCCAGCGCGCCAGCGGCGGTGCCATCATCGTCCAACGTGTTGCTGAACCTCGGGGTGAACCGCCCGATCAGCGCCGCAGAGCGCACCAAGATCGAAGACTGGCTGCGGCAGCGGCTCCCGGGCACGCAAATCCGGCTGGTCGTGGAAGTGCAAAGCAACAGCGTCAAGGCAAAGTAG
- a CDS encoding cyanophycin metabolism-associated DUF1854 family protein — protein MSLDITLTRDAFGRLVLTTADGVRHEDISPVRAFPLAEPQAHISLVGSDGRERLWVNHLDELPTAARQVLEEALAQRECLPVIERIVSVSTFATPSQWDVQTDRGRTTLLLKAEEDIRRLPEPGRLLIASGHGLHFVVADRFGLDRGSRRLLERFL, from the coding sequence TTGACATCACGTTGACCCGCGACGCCTTTGGCCGCCTCGTTCTCACCACCGCCGACGGCGTGCGCCACGAGGACATCAGCCCCGTGCGCGCCTTCCCGCTGGCCGAGCCCCAAGCGCACATTTCTTTGGTGGGCAGCGACGGGCGCGAGCGGCTGTGGGTGAATCACCTGGACGAGTTGCCGACGGCGGCGCGTCAGGTGCTGGAGGAGGCGCTGGCGCAGCGCGAGTGCCTGCCGGTGATTGAGCGCATTGTGAGCGTGAGCACCTTTGCCACGCCGAGCCAGTGGGACGTGCAAACCGACCGGGGCCGCACCACGCTGCTGCTCAAAGCCGAGGAGGACATCCGCCGCTTGCCCGAGCCGGGGCGTTTGCTGATCGCCAGCGGGCACGGGCTGCATTTTGTGGTGGCGGATCGGTTCGGGTTGGATCGGGGGTCGCGGAGGTTGTTGGAGCGTTTTCTCTGA